Proteins encoded together in one Kitasatospora albolonga window:
- a CDS encoding phenylalanine--tRNA ligase subunit alpha, translated as MSAPNKSYDPVEVEALKPEEIERMRDEAFAAFAAAGDLDALAQAKTAHTGGTSPLSLANREIGALPPQAKAEAGKRVGQARGAVSKALAARQAELEAERDARVLVEEAVDVTLPYDRTPAGARHPLTTIMERVADVFVAMGYEIAEGPEVEAEWFNFDALNFVPDHPARQMQDTFFVQGTTADGRATEGDESGVVLRTHTSPVQARSLLERKPPVYVVCPGRVYRTDELDATHTPVFHQIELLAVDEGLTMADLKGTLDHMVQALFGPDMKTRLRPNFFPFTEPSAEMDMVCYVCRGESVGNPDRPCRTCGSEGWIELGGCGMVNPKVLTACGVDPKKYSGFAFGFGIERMLMFRHNVEDMRDMVEGDVRFTRPFGMEI; from the coding sequence ATGTCGGCACCGAACAAGTCGTACGACCCAGTCGAGGTCGAGGCACTGAAACCGGAAGAGATCGAGCGCATGCGGGACGAGGCGTTCGCCGCCTTCGCCGCCGCCGGCGACCTCGACGCGCTCGCCCAGGCGAAGACCGCGCACACCGGAGGTACCTCGCCCCTGTCGCTCGCCAACCGCGAGATCGGCGCCCTGCCCCCGCAGGCCAAGGCCGAGGCGGGCAAGCGCGTGGGCCAGGCCCGCGGCGCCGTCTCCAAGGCGCTGGCCGCCCGCCAGGCCGAGCTGGAGGCCGAGCGCGACGCCCGGGTGCTCGTCGAGGAGGCCGTGGACGTCACACTGCCCTACGACCGCACCCCGGCCGGCGCCCGCCACCCGCTGACGACCATCATGGAGCGCGTCGCGGACGTCTTCGTGGCCATGGGCTACGAGATCGCCGAGGGCCCCGAGGTCGAGGCGGAGTGGTTCAACTTCGACGCCCTGAACTTCGTGCCCGACCACCCGGCCCGCCAGATGCAGGACACCTTCTTCGTCCAGGGCACCACGGCCGACGGCAGGGCGACCGAGGGCGACGAGTCCGGTGTCGTACTCCGTACGCACACCTCGCCCGTCCAGGCCCGCTCGCTCCTGGAGCGCAAGCCCCCCGTCTACGTGGTCTGCCCCGGCCGGGTCTACCGCACCGACGAGCTGGACGCCACGCACACCCCGGTCTTCCACCAGATCGAGCTGCTCGCCGTCGACGAGGGCCTCACCATGGCCGACCTCAAGGGCACCCTGGACCACATGGTCCAGGCGCTCTTCGGGCCGGACATGAAGACCCGCCTGCGGCCGAACTTCTTCCCGTTCACCGAGCCGTCCGCCGAGATGGACATGGTCTGCTACGTCTGCCGCGGCGAGTCCGTCGGCAACCCCGACCGCCCCTGCCGCACCTGCGGCAGCGAGGGCTGGATCGAGCTCGGCGGCTGCGGCATGGTCAACCCCAAGGTGCTCACCGCCTGCGGTGTGGACCCCAAGAAGTACAGCGGATTCGCCTTCGGGTTCGGCATCGAACGGATGCTGATGTTCCGCCACAACGTCGAAGACATGCGAGACATGGTCGAGGGTGACGTCCGGTTCACCCGGCCGTTCGGGATGGAGATCTGA